TCTAATGCTACCGTCGCCAAAATACCTGAACTATGGGATGAATACGGATATAGCCCCCAAATAGAAGCACTTGCTAACTTCCTACCTGAGTTCTCTGCTTTTCATATGGAAAACTGGCAATTACTTATTCTCAGTTTAAGCATTCTGTTTGGTTGGATTGGTACGGGGTTAATCAGTCTTGCGGCTATCAGTATCGCAAAGCACTTTGAACCTAAAATCGCAGGATTAAGCCGCTTTTGTGGTCGAAGTTTACGTTGGTTTTTATACTTCTCGATGCTGCAATATGTGGCGCTTGCCCTTGGTTTATCGGTTCGTGCGCGCGTATGGTTTGATAACAGCACCCTACTTTATCTCGCCAACACCATTTTAATAATCGGTTTGGTTGAGCTTTATTCTGCTTATAAATCAAAGCAACTTCATGACCAAGATAAAAGCTATAGCGTCGCCTTGCTCCGCCCTATGGTCGCGATATTAAAAATGGTCATCGTTGTCGTTATCGCATTGATGTGGTTTGAAAGCTCGGGCTACAACATGGCAACCATTTTGACAGGTCTGGGTGTTGGCAGTTTAGCCATTGCACTAGCAGCCCAAAAACCACTAGAAAACGTATTTGGCGCTTTAACCTTATATGCTGCCCGCCCGATTAAACCTGGCGACTTCTGTCGCTTTGGCGCCACATTAGGTGTAGTCGAAGAAATCGGCTTACGCTCAACCCGCATTCGTAAACTCGATCGCACCGTGGTGCATATTCCCAACTCGGTATTTTCATCGCAAGAATTAGAAAACTTCTCAGTGATTGATCGCCGCCGTTATAAACACGATTTACGCATCAGCCTCGACACCACCAAAGAGCAATTACAAATGCTATTGATGGAATTGCGTAAACTATTGCTGTCGCACCCAAGAGTGTTAGAGATTGCCCAGCGAGCACGTTTTCTTGCTATCGAACGTGATGCTTTTGTCGTGAATGTAAATGCCTACATTGATACAGGAGATATCAATGAGTATTTTGGTATTGCTGAAGATCTCAACTTTCATCTATTAAATATTATGAAAGAGCTCGATATTCATATTGCGCCAATAGGTCAAAACGTGGTGTTAAATAATGCCGTACCTGCTGATTTAGAAGTGCAGCAACGGGCAGAACAAACGATTCGCCAACTTATTGATGAAGAAGCACTACCATTCCCTAATTACAGCGAAGACACCCGTGATAAATTTAAAGACAGTGTGGCATATCCCCCTATTGGCAGTGTGACAAAACCCAAAGATGTACTCAAATCTCCAGAAGAATTAGAAGTAGAAAACGAAATCGAAGCAAAATCTTAATGCTACGGCCTTGCTAAACCACAAAAGCCAAGCAGTCGCTTGGCTTTTGATTTTTTCGAATATTGATGCAATGCAGTATCACCTCAATATTAATTCAGTAACGGGTGCTCTGGCGGTAGTTGCTTACTTATCCATAACACCAGTTTGTGTTTTCTGTTTGGACCATCATCTTTATCTTCCGCTAACCCTTGGATCAGGCCGTCTTGTACCAGTAAACGATAAATACATTCCACTTTATCCTTTGGAGAAATACCTTCGCCAAAATTCTTAAAACCTCTTTTTCTTGCGTACGCTTCGCCAATTTCCATGGCCAGTTTTAGCAACTTTGTATCATTTTTTCCTGGTTTCATTCTGAGCTCCAACAGGGTTCAATGTTTTCAAATTACGCTAATTGATTTAAAACTCAATGGCTTTTCCATCAGACTTGAGAACTATTTCACTTATTAGTGAGTTAGCCATACAATTTACCCAGTGCTGCACCTTATCGGCATGTTAAAAATGAAATTGAGATAACTAATACCAATGAATACTGATGCCTTTGAAGTTAACCTACAACTGCTTGAGCAAATTAAACGGCAAACTCGTGCCACTGACATTACTCACGTTGAACTAATCCAATCACTTTGGAGTGGTTACGGAGAATTATTTAGAGCGCACTTGTCAGGTTCAACCTATGACAGCGTCATTGTTAAACATATCAAGCTACCTGTGATGGATTCAAACGATAACACTGCTGCTCAGTCTCACCCTAAAGGCTGGAATACTGCTCTTTCTCATCAGCGCAAAATAACCTCGTATCAAGTAGAGTTTAATTGGTATCAAGAATACGCTAACCAATGCAGTCATGATAATCGGGTGCCAGAGTGTTTATATCTAAAGCAAAACGGTGATGACTGCTTATTGATACTTGAGGACTTAGCCACTGTTGGTTTTAGCAAAGTGCTTTCTTGTGCTGATGATGTCGCTATTAAAGCCTGCCTTAAATGGCTAGGACAGTTTCATGGGCAATTCTTATTCCAAAATCCGGCTACAAAACCTCTACAGCAGCATACTGACACCATAAACCAGAACAGTAATCATTGCAGTAAAGATAGCAGAAAAGTAAGTAACCACTTACATACTAAACTCTGGCAACAAGGCACTTATTGGCATCTTAATACCCGTCCTGACGAATTAGCGGTCTTAACCGATTTACGCTTAAAAGCCGCTGCCCAGCAAATTGATACCGCGCTCAGTAACAGTCCATTTCAAACCTTAGTCCATGGAGATGCCAAGCTCGCTAACTTCTGTTTTACCGAAAATCACCAACAAGCTGCAGCGGTAGATTTTCAATATGTAGGCCAAGGCTGCGGTATGAAAGATGTGGCGTTACTGCTAAGCAGCGTGATGACTTTTTCAGAAGATGAAGCGCAAATTACACAATGGCTTAATTATTACTTTAGCGAGTTAGTCATTAGCACCAAGCATCACCAACCCCACATTTGTACAGATAAATTAGTGCAAACATGGCGGCCATTATATTCAATCGCTTGGGCCGACTTTCAGCGGTTTGTAAAAGGCTGGAGCCCCAACCATTTTAAAATTAACCCTTACACTGAAGCGTTAACCGCTAAGGCACTGGAACAGCTTAAGGAGTTAGGAGTGTCTAGAAGATAAATACCTAAGGGTTAATTTCAACTTAACGTTTAAATCACAATAGGAATGACAAACCCACGAGTAGATAAGCAATTGCACAAATTGAATTGAGAGCAAATAAACTACTCCAAAACCAGCCAGTAAACTGTTTTTCTGTTCGTGCTTTTTTACTTCTCAGCAATACACAAGTCGGAATAGTCAAAACAACTGAAATAGTACACAAAGCAAAAACAACGGCGACTCCAATACCTAAACTTGGCGAACTTGAGCTTTTCATCAATAACGAGTCATAGAACAATGATAAATACCACGCACTAAAAATACTGAGTATAAATCCTATAATCTGTGCAGATTTCATAAGCCTCCATGGCAATAAGGTTCTAGTAATGTCCAGTTTATTGAAAAACATAATAACAAATAGGTTTATTAACGTAATAAAATTATAGACTTGGTTAAGTCTTTTACTCAGATAATCTTAGATTATATAAATGAAAACTCTTAGCCCTACAGCAAGGTCTCAATTAAAAGCAACATCACAACTTGTGCATATTTTAAACTCCTCTATAGAATCATTCGAACCATTTTACCTATCCCCAATTAGTCTGTTTTTTACTCCCTCTTATACTTTAAGTGGTTACAATCTAACCATAAGTTGGTATAAGTAAATACTAATGAAACGCAATCGCGATTAGCTGTTACCGAATGCATGAAGCATAACACTGGGTTTTCAACGGAATGTGATAATGAAAAACGAGATTTTTTTCTTTGGTGAGTGGCAGGTTGACCCCAACAGTAATAGCCTAAAATTCGGTAAAAAAACCAAACAGCTTGAACCCAAAGCAATGGACGTGCTGATCTTGTTATGCGAGCGCAATGGCGAAGTACTCAGTAGCGATGATATCGTCAACGATTGCTGGCCCGACTCCGACATTGGCGACAATCCACTTCATAAAATTATTAACCAATTACGCCGCGCTTTCGATGACAAGGCCACCTCGCCTCGTTATATCGAAACCATACGTAAACGTGGCTATCGCACCATTGCAGACGTCAATTTTCCTATTGGTCATGAAACCGTAGCCGAGCAACAACAATGGCAATCAGGTTCTCCATTTCCTGGGCTTCAAGCCTACTCAGAACAATATTCACAAGTCTTCTTTGGCCGCAGTAAACAAATCAGTGTGTTACTAGAGCGGATAAGCCAGCAAGTAAAATTTGGTCGCGGCTTTTGTTTATTACTGGGCCCTAGCGGCAGTGGCAAGTCATCGTTAATTAATGCAGGGATCATTCCCAACTTAATGGTCGGTTCTGGTTACAACGGTGTTCATGTGGCGACTTACGGTAGCCTCGATTTTGCTGATGTGGCTAAATCGAAATTATTCATCGAACTCGCAGGCATAATGCTCGACTGGGAAATCAATGATATCCCTGTATTTGATGGTGACAGCGCCGACTCTTTATCCCACAGGCTCATTACTGAGCCACAAGCCATCGTTCAGCAATGCAAGCAAGTCATTAAATCGAACCAACAATTGCACACCCACTTTGCGCTATTTATCGATAGACTCGAAGTCTTATTGTCATCACCTTTGTTCAGCCAAGAGCAGCGCAATGCATTTGTAAATATATTGGAGCAGCTTGCTAATTCAGGCTGTGTGTTGGTGCTCAGTGCCTGTCGAAATGAGTTTTACCCATTACTCGTGGCATATCCCAGCTTAATGACAGGCAAAGGCCGTGGAGCGCATTTTGACTTATCACCGCCTACCCGTAGCGAATTACTGCAAATGATCCGCTTACCTGCCGTAGCAGCCAACTTAACGTGGAGCAGCGACCCTGACACTGCCACCCCATTAGATGAAATTTTATGTGCCGAAGCTGCCAGTAACCCAGATGCGCTGCCCATGTTGCAATACATGTTGCAAGCACTGTACTTGCAACGTAGCCAAGACAATCAGCTATTGTTCAGCGTTTACCAAAAACTAGGGGGTATTGAGGGGGCAATCGGTAAAAATGCCGAAGATGCCATCGCAGAACTTACCCCACAACAAAAAGCCAGTTTACCCCATGTGTTTTCGCTACTTGTCACCTTACGGGAAGACGAAACTTCGATCACCAGCCGAACTGCCCGCTGGGCGCAGCTGCATACTAAAGAGGAACGAACCCTTACCCAAGCCATGATCAACAGCCGTTTATTCGTATCCAATTTACAAAATGGCGAACCCAGCTTTAGCATTGCCCACGAGGCGCTGCTAAGACGATGGCCTCGCGCCACATCATGGATAGCAGAACATAATCACAGCATTCGTATTAAAAGCCGACTGCACCATTTATCAAGCCGTTGGGTACAAGAAAATAAAAATCAAGCTTACTTACTGGCTGATGGTAAACCGCTGCGTGAAGCGCAATTGCTCAAAGATAATCCACTGTTTGATTTAGAGCCTCAAGAATTAGAGCTCATTAACGCCTCAAGCAAACATGAAAAAGTGAGGCGCTGGCAAAAAACCTTCACCATCTCATTACTATTTTTACTCACTATCACCTCAATATTTGCCAGTGTTCGCAGTTTTGAGGCAGAGCAAATGGCTTTACAAAAACGTCAAGCAGCCGAAAATTTGCTGGGGTTCATGGTCGGTGATTTCGCCGATAAAATGCGCGGTATTGGTAGAATGGACTTACTTGATGGGATCAGTAATAAAGCATTGGAGTATTTCAGTGACGCCTCTAACCCTAACGATACCAGCTTGAGTTTTGAGTCCCGTTTTCAGCACGGTCAAACACTCGAAGCCATGGGTGAAGTAGCCTATTCAAGGGGTAAAAACACCGAAGCCAAAGAAGCGCTATTAGTATCGAGGGAAAATCTCACCGCATTGTTGATTGAACAACCTGAGCATTTCGAGTTACTCAAAACCTTAGGCGCTAATGCGTTTTGGTTAGGACAATTGGAATACGATCAAAGTGATTGGCAAGCAGCTAAAGCGTGGTTTGAACAATACTTAGCTTACAGTCAAACCATGTATGACTTACTTCCAGATGACCAAGAAGCGTTAATGGAATTGTCTTATGCCCATAATTCCTTGGGCTCAATTGCTATTCAACAGCAAAACTTTGCTACTGCTGTGATTAATTTTGAACAATCGCTTACTTTAAAAAAGCTTGCGAATGAAAAGGAGCCTAATAATATGCAACTGATTGCCGATATTGCAGATACCCGCTCGTGGTTGGCAAAGGCTGCATTATCCCAAGGCGATTTAAATACAGCAATTTACTTACATGAGCAGTTGCAACAAGAACTATTAAGTCAAACTGATGAGTTAACTCCATATGCCCTAGACAGGTTATTTTCCAGTTATCAAAATCATTCAGAGCTATTACTATTTCAGAATAAAAAGCAAAAAGGCTTTGAAATCACTCAACTCAGTTTAACTGCCATTAATAAGGCACTCGTTCAAGACCCTAAAAATAAACAATGGCAACTCGATCGTTTCTACTCACTATTCAGATTACTTGAATTAGCAGATAATCAAACTCAGCACAAAATAAAATATAAAGTCGATGAGTTAGAAGAAATGCTGGATACTAATACGCAATTAGAACATTCATCTAAACCTCAGGTTATATGGGCTAATTTTTATCTATCGGCTGCACGGTATTTTTATAATACAGAGCAACTCAAGAAGAGTCATGACTACTCAACAGTGGCAATTAATCTTTTTACAAAAATATCCGATATACATCCTCAAAGAGTAAAATATAAAGCATTGCTCTCATCGAGTGAACTGCTGGCTTACTCAACAGGTAAACAACTCCACCTGTCGCAAACTGATGTTTCGATGTGTAAACGGTCGAAAATAAGACTAAGCCCTTTAATTCAACACAACAAAACCCCCGAACTAACAATACCTTACGCAAAATCATTATTGTGTTTACAGCAGTTACCCTCTAATTCCCCACTGATGAGCATTATTAATCAGGCAGGGATTGATTTACTTACCGTTCAATAAATAAATGGAGTTAACATGTTAAAAGCCACTAAAAGTGCAGCGTCTACACCTGCAACAGTAACCGTTATCGTTACTGTTAACCTTAATGTAAATGGAGCACCAGTTTTTACTTACAGTGACGAAAATATAGTAATAAATGAGGAAACCACTATCACCTACGCATTAACTGACAATACTGGAAAAGGATTAAAATTTAATGGTGTTGCTTTTTGTAACCCTTTTGATGGGATCATTGATAGTGTGAATGTAATTAATAACGGTGACAGCATTGAATTAACAGATACTGATAAGATCGTTGGGACAACAAGTTTCCAGTTCATTTTAACTAACACAGTAAATACACTGTTGTTAGTCAGTGCTGACCCGCAAGTTATAAATAAAAACAAAGATTAAATCGGATTTACTTATCAGTTATTTGATAAAGGGTTACTACCAAAAAAACTCTCTAAAGAATTAACGATAAGACACAGAAGCTACGCAAGTATTACTAGCTGTTCAGGAATCAAACCTACCCACTTTAATCTAAAAAAGGACTCAAATAGAGTCCTTTTTCAATCCCGCTCCCACAATTACACCCTTAATGATAATTGACAGCATAGGTTTCAGCATAGAAAAAGCGAGCTTTACTGACATGCCCTGAGCCTCAAGTCATCAATAAAGATCAAACATAGTCATTTCGTCCTCGTATAAACATCAATCAGCAAACAATATAAACATTCAATTTCAATAGCTTAAATCGGAAGGTTAGCGAAAGGTTATAGCTGAAAGAGTTCGATAAAGTATTAACTAGAAAACACCTGCTATGCCGATAGTACATTTGCTATCGCTATAATAAATCTAGTAAGGATACTTGATATGTTACAACTTGCTGCCAATTCGCTTCCTTCAGACAACGAAGCATCATATTCAACGTCAGCTGAAATTAATACTGACGCTCTCATTAATGGTGACTTTGGTGCAGCAAAACAGCCGCCTTCTTATAATGAGTTAGCCCTTAAACCTGAACAGCATATTGAACAATTAGGTGGCAATGCCCTAAGTTCACTTGCAAATTTGGTCGAGCATATGATGGAGGCTATGTTAGTGGTTGATGAGTCAGGTCAAATCCAGATGGCAAATCGTCATGCGACGACATTATTATTTGGGTCAAATGAGAAAGAGTCAGCAGAGCTAGTGGGTCAACAGTGGCAAACGTTTTTGTGTGAACCACAAAAAACCTTGTACCAAAAAATGATTATTGAATCGAAACTTGAACCAAGACCCCTGAACCATTTACCTAATGAAACCAGATTAACGTTAGATAATGGCGACACTCTCGATGTGGAAATATCAATTAGCTTTTTTCCAATGAAAACGCCGCTTTTTGCAATTATTATTCGCGACCTCAGTAAATTTCGTGCTGAATATCAGCAACTTTATCATTGGGCTTCTACGGACTGCTTAACCAATCTCGCCAACCGACGTGTATTTGATACAAACTTGAAAAAGCATTGGTATAGCAGTTTATCGCAAGGCTCACCAATCAGTGTATTGATAATTGATATTGACCACTTTAAATCATTTAATGATAACTATGGTCATGTTATGGGCGATCGTTGCTTACAAAAGATAGCTGAAGCAATTAAAAGTGCCTTACCTAATGAAGAGTGCACTGCGGCGCGTTATGGCGGTGAGGAATTTGCACTAGTTTTGCCTAATATTACCGCCGAAGAAGTTGAGAAAGCCGCTCAGCTTATTCAAAAAAATATTAATGCCCTTAGCTATGTGGATTTGGGTTTAGATGTATCGGTAACGGTTAGTGTAAGCCAAGGTCACGCTAGTGAAGTTAACGGCCAATTTAGAACGGCAAATGCATTATTGTGCGCTGCTGACACCGCGCTATATCGCGCTAAAGCTGATGGCCGCAATCGCATTAATGCTTGCTGCTAGTTAACTCAATTGATGCGGGCTTAGTACCTTGGCTATATCTATAGCTAGGGGCTTAGCTACGGCTATACCAAAGCTCGCAATCTTGCCTAACTCACTACAGGTTAATCACTTGCTGATATTTGCCTGCATTGTCTAGCCCACACATTTCATCGTAGGCGGTTTGGTATTCAAGGTTGGCAATAGAATAGTCATGGCTTTTAAGCAGCGCTTTCGCTTCTACAATTGAATGCACACATTCGCCAGCACCTTGACCCGATAAGCCAACAAAGTTATTTCCAGCATCTGTCAGCCCCACTAAATAATGAGTCGCATCTGCCACACCAATAATCGTCGCGATATTGCCTGATTGATTAACATTTTCCATGTAGTGCACCCATTAGTTAACTTGCTTCATAAAGTGCATTACGTAAGCCAGCCGTAAACAGTTCAAAAAACAAGCATCAATACGCTATAGCATTGACGTTAATCGTTTTGCATTACTCCCATAGCCAGCTTGTACACATGTGTATTTTCTAAGGTATTACTGATATAACTATATGATTATAAAGTGAGCTAACTAACAAGGAATGATCATGGATTGGTATATTAAAGTACTGAAGAATTACATTAACTTTAAAGACCGAGCACGCAGAAAGGAATATTGGTTCTTTGTATTATTCAATGTTATTGCTGGAATACTTTTAGGTATCATGGATAACATTACAGGCACGCTTAACCAAGAAACGGGTTACGGGTTATTAAGTGGCATTTATTCTCTAGCGGTATTCTTACCAGCCCTTGGGGTATCTGTGCGCCGCCTTCATGACACTGATCGTTCGGGGTGGTGGATCCTCAGTGCGCTTATACCGCTTATCGGCGCATTGATATTATTGTATTTCTTTGTGTCTGACAGCCAAGAGGAAACCAATCGCTTTGGCCCTAATCCTAAAGGTAACGAAGTCGAAATCTAATCTTTGAAATACACAAGTTCAACGCTATGGGCAGTGAGTTAACTTACTGTCCTTTTGTTACTGCCTGTTTATTACAGCCTGTTTGTTACTGCCTATTTATTACCCCCTTTCACTATCCCCTGTGCAAATTAACTGCAGGTAAACACTCTCAATATCAAACTGTGATCCGCATCTCTTGAGCCATTCAGTGATATCCCGCATGCTAAATGCCCTTTTTGAAGAATGACTTGGGTTACTTAACAAGCATATTCAAAAAGATCCGTTCGGATGAAGGTAGCAGGAGAGTGGGGACTAACCCCACACCGACGAGGCAACTTTAGTTAGTGGATTATCCGCTAGTAAAGCACTCTTTCAGGTGCCACATTGTGGTGAGGACTGTTACTGGACGAGCCTCTGGAGAGACTGTAAGCAAACGCTGTTCGTAAGCGATTGTCATTACAGCGCCGAAGGCGAAAGTGCGACTGCCAAGCAGTCACGCGAAACGCTCAGGCAAAAGGACAGAGGAGAGGATGACTGTATTCATTTATGGTCACTGTCGTTTTTGCTGTGCCTGACTTTTGCCTAACTGTACCCACTCAGTAAGCTGAATA
This window of the Shewanella goraebulensis genome carries:
- a CDS encoding DP-EP family protein, which encodes MLKATKSAASTPATVTVIVTVNLNVNGAPVFTYSDENIVINEETTITYALTDNTGKGLKFNGVAFCNPFDGIIDSVNVINNGDSIELTDTDKIVGTTSFQFILTNTVNTLLLVSADPQVINKNKD
- a CDS encoding DUF805 domain-containing protein, with protein sequence MDWYIKVLKNYINFKDRARRKEYWFFVLFNVIAGILLGIMDNITGTLNQETGYGLLSGIYSLAVFLPALGVSVRRLHDTDRSGWWILSALIPLIGALILLYFFVSDSQEETNRFGPNPKGNEVEI
- a CDS encoding phosphotransferase, with protein sequence MNTDAFEVNLQLLEQIKRQTRATDITHVELIQSLWSGYGELFRAHLSGSTYDSVIVKHIKLPVMDSNDNTAAQSHPKGWNTALSHQRKITSYQVEFNWYQEYANQCSHDNRVPECLYLKQNGDDCLLILEDLATVGFSKVLSCADDVAIKACLKWLGQFHGQFLFQNPATKPLQQHTDTINQNSNHCSKDSRKVSNHLHTKLWQQGTYWHLNTRPDELAVLTDLRLKAAAQQIDTALSNSPFQTLVHGDAKLANFCFTENHQQAAAVDFQYVGQGCGMKDVALLLSSVMTFSEDEAQITQWLNYYFSELVISTKHHQPHICTDKLVQTWRPLYSIAWADFQRFVKGWSPNHFKINPYTEALTAKALEQLKELGVSRR
- a CDS encoding sensor domain-containing diguanylate cyclase; amino-acid sequence: MLQLAANSLPSDNEASYSTSAEINTDALINGDFGAAKQPPSYNELALKPEQHIEQLGGNALSSLANLVEHMMEAMLVVDESGQIQMANRHATTLLFGSNEKESAELVGQQWQTFLCEPQKTLYQKMIIESKLEPRPLNHLPNETRLTLDNGDTLDVEISISFFPMKTPLFAIIIRDLSKFRAEYQQLYHWASTDCLTNLANRRVFDTNLKKHWYSSLSQGSPISVLIIDIDHFKSFNDNYGHVMGDRCLQKIAEAIKSALPNEECTAARYGGEEFALVLPNITAEEVEKAAQLIQKNINALSYVDLGLDVSVTVSVSQGHASEVNGQFRTANALLCAADTALYRAKADGRNRINACC
- a CDS encoding nSTAND1 domain-containing NTPase, which translates into the protein MKNEIFFFGEWQVDPNSNSLKFGKKTKQLEPKAMDVLILLCERNGEVLSSDDIVNDCWPDSDIGDNPLHKIINQLRRAFDDKATSPRYIETIRKRGYRTIADVNFPIGHETVAEQQQWQSGSPFPGLQAYSEQYSQVFFGRSKQISVLLERISQQVKFGRGFCLLLGPSGSGKSSLINAGIIPNLMVGSGYNGVHVATYGSLDFADVAKSKLFIELAGIMLDWEINDIPVFDGDSADSLSHRLITEPQAIVQQCKQVIKSNQQLHTHFALFIDRLEVLLSSPLFSQEQRNAFVNILEQLANSGCVLVLSACRNEFYPLLVAYPSLMTGKGRGAHFDLSPPTRSELLQMIRLPAVAANLTWSSDPDTATPLDEILCAEAASNPDALPMLQYMLQALYLQRSQDNQLLFSVYQKLGGIEGAIGKNAEDAIAELTPQQKASLPHVFSLLVTLREDETSITSRTARWAQLHTKEERTLTQAMINSRLFVSNLQNGEPSFSIAHEALLRRWPRATSWIAEHNHSIRIKSRLHHLSSRWVQENKNQAYLLADGKPLREAQLLKDNPLFDLEPQELELINASSKHEKVRRWQKTFTISLLFLLTITSIFASVRSFEAEQMALQKRQAAENLLGFMVGDFADKMRGIGRMDLLDGISNKALEYFSDASNPNDTSLSFESRFQHGQTLEAMGEVAYSRGKNTEAKEALLVSRENLTALLIEQPEHFELLKTLGANAFWLGQLEYDQSDWQAAKAWFEQYLAYSQTMYDLLPDDQEALMELSYAHNSLGSIAIQQQNFATAVINFEQSLTLKKLANEKEPNNMQLIADIADTRSWLAKAALSQGDLNTAIYLHEQLQQELLSQTDELTPYALDRLFSSYQNHSELLLFQNKKQKGFEITQLSLTAINKALVQDPKNKQWQLDRFYSLFRLLELADNQTQHKIKYKVDELEEMLDTNTQLEHSSKPQVIWANFYLSAARYFYNTEQLKKSHDYSTVAINLFTKISDIHPQRVKYKALLSSSELLAYSTGKQLHLSQTDVSMCKRSKIRLSPLIQHNKTPELTIPYAKSLLCLQQLPSNSPLMSIINQAGIDLLTVQ
- a CDS encoding DUF6482 family protein, giving the protein MENVNQSGNIATIIGVADATHYLVGLTDAGNNFVGLSGQGAGECVHSIVEAKALLKSHDYSIANLEYQTAYDEMCGLDNAGKYQQVINL
- a CDS encoding DUF5062 family protein; this encodes MKPGKNDTKLLKLAMEIGEAYARKRGFKNFGEGISPKDKVECIYRLLVQDGLIQGLAEDKDDGPNRKHKLVLWISKQLPPEHPLLN
- a CDS encoding mechanosensitive ion channel family protein; the protein is MGRHHWRKIFSILFVLSIQCSVLSVTAADDINLKKVAEAEKRSEAITEAQGGLIMARDGETPLTALIAIGKAIEENDWQAAAEFVDLRYLPKGINPEDGPELLRKLVILWNKQNIIDLSQISDQPTGHLNDKLPSYRDLLGVLETNTGPVPVYMQHVPDGKGGKIWKISNATVAKIPELWDEYGYSPQIEALANFLPEFSAFHMENWQLLILSLSILFGWIGTGLISLAAISIAKHFEPKIAGLSRFCGRSLRWFLYFSMLQYVALALGLSVRARVWFDNSTLLYLANTILIIGLVELYSAYKSKQLHDQDKSYSVALLRPMVAILKMVIVVVIALMWFESSGYNMATILTGLGVGSLAIALAAQKPLENVFGALTLYAARPIKPGDFCRFGATLGVVEEIGLRSTRIRKLDRTVVHIPNSVFSSQELENFSVIDRRRYKHDLRISLDTTKEQLQMLLMELRKLLLSHPRVLEIAQRARFLAIERDAFVVNVNAYIDTGDINEYFGIAEDLNFHLLNIMKELDIHIAPIGQNVVLNNAVPADLEVQQRAEQTIRQLIDEEALPFPNYSEDTRDKFKDSVAYPPIGSVTKPKDVLKSPEELEVENEIEAKS